A genomic window from Triticum urartu cultivar G1812 chromosome 7, Tu2.1, whole genome shotgun sequence includes:
- the LOC125520434 gene encoding F-box protein At5g67140-like isoform X2 translates to MAGDDARTGAVAPAEEEPHVERLPADILAHVLSLLPSFHDLSMAGAVSRRWRRAVGRSLATRRRLSLAGQRTGDESTARLVRAAVNLRDLDICWGCHITDQGLLDISSAACVGNLTSVSLWGLAGITDKGVVHLVSKARSLQHLNIGGTFITDESLYAVADSCTNLKSIILWSCRHVTEAGLVALVNKCPELECINVGGMRVSPESFAGLQSISPALRIRSIPQILNADVQVA, encoded by the exons ATGGCGGGAGACGACGCCCGGACCGGCGCGGTGGCGCCGGCGGAGGAGGAGCCGCACGTGGAGCGGCTTCCGGCCGACATCCTCGCCCACgtcctctccctcctcccctccttcCACGACCTCTCCAT GGCCGGGGCAGTGAGCCGGCGGTGGCGCCGCGCGGTGGGCCGGTCGCTGGCGACGCGGCGGCGGCTGAGCCTGGCGGGGCAGCGCACCGGCGACGAGTCCACCGCGCGCCTCGTCCGCGCCGCCGTCAACCTCCGCGACCTCGACAT CTGCTGGGGGTGCCACATCACGGACCAGGGCCTGCTCGACATCTCCTCGGCGGCGTGCGTCGGCAACCTCACCTCCGTCTCGCTGTGGGGGCTCGCCGGGATCACTGACAAGGGCGTCGTCCATCTG GTCTCAAAGGCTCGTTCACTGCAGCACCTGAACATTGGTGGGACATTCATCACTGACGAATCGCTCTATGCAGTTGCAGACAGTTGTACAAACTTGAAG AGTATCATACTGTGGAGCTGCCGCCACGTGACTGAGGCCGGACTAGTAGCACTCGTGAACAAGTGCCCGGAACTGGAGTGCATCAACGTTGGCGGGATGCGGGTGTCGCCGGAGAGCTTCGCGGGCCTGCAGTCCATCAGCCCCGCCCTGCGGATCAGGTCCATCCCGCAGATCCTCAACGCTGACGTGCAGGTCGCCTGA
- the LOC125520434 gene encoding F-box protein At5g67140-like isoform X1: MAGDDARTGAVAPAEEEPHVERLPADILAHVLSLLPSFHDLSMAGAVSRRWRRAVGRSLATRRRLSLAGQRTGDESTARLVRAAVNLRDLDISRSCWGCHITDQGLLDISSAACVGNLTSVSLWGLAGITDKGVVHLVSKARSLQHLNIGGTFITDESLYAVADSCTNLKSIILWSCRHVTEAGLVALVNKCPELECINVGGMRVSPESFAGLQSISPALRIRSIPQILNADVQVA; the protein is encoded by the exons ATGGCGGGAGACGACGCCCGGACCGGCGCGGTGGCGCCGGCGGAGGAGGAGCCGCACGTGGAGCGGCTTCCGGCCGACATCCTCGCCCACgtcctctccctcctcccctccttcCACGACCTCTCCAT GGCCGGGGCAGTGAGCCGGCGGTGGCGCCGCGCGGTGGGCCGGTCGCTGGCGACGCGGCGGCGGCTGAGCCTGGCGGGGCAGCGCACCGGCGACGAGTCCACCGCGCGCCTCGTCCGCGCCGCCGTCAACCTCCGCGACCTCGACAT TTCACGAAGCTGCTGGGGGTGCCACATCACGGACCAGGGCCTGCTCGACATCTCCTCGGCGGCGTGCGTCGGCAACCTCACCTCCGTCTCGCTGTGGGGGCTCGCCGGGATCACTGACAAGGGCGTCGTCCATCTG GTCTCAAAGGCTCGTTCACTGCAGCACCTGAACATTGGTGGGACATTCATCACTGACGAATCGCTCTATGCAGTTGCAGACAGTTGTACAAACTTGAAG AGTATCATACTGTGGAGCTGCCGCCACGTGACTGAGGCCGGACTAGTAGCACTCGTGAACAAGTGCCCGGAACTGGAGTGCATCAACGTTGGCGGGATGCGGGTGTCGCCGGAGAGCTTCGCGGGCCTGCAGTCCATCAGCCCCGCCCTGCGGATCAGGTCCATCCCGCAGATCCTCAACGCTGACGTGCAGGTCGCCTGA
- the LOC125523765 gene encoding F-box protein At5g67140-like, whose product MGMQPQTEQGGGGAAAAKEMEEEPHVERLPADLLAHVLSLLSSFHDLAMAGGVSRRWRQAVGRSLATRRRLSFAGQRTGDDSAARLVRAAVNLRDLDVSRGCWGCHITDGGLLQISTAECVGKLTAISLWGLAGITDKGVVRLVSRAHSLRHLNIGGTFITDESLYAVANNCANLKSIMLWSCRHVTAAGLVALVSKCPELECINVGGMRVSPESFAGLLSISPALRIRSVPEIVNASVQVS is encoded by the exons ATGGGGATGCAGCCACAGACAGAgcaaggagggggcggcgccgcCGCGGCGAAGGAAATGGAGGAGGAGCCGCACGTCGAGCGACTTCCCGCCGACCTCCTCGCGCACGTGctctccctcctctcctccttccACGACCTCGCCAT GGCCGGGGGAGTGAGCCGGCGGTGGCGCCAGGCGGTGGGACGGTCGCTGGCGACGCGGCGGCGACTGAGCTTCGCGGGACAGCGCACGGGCGACGACTCCGCCGCGCGCCTCGTCCGCGCCGCCGTCAACCTCCGCGACCTCGACGT TTCGCGGGGCTGCTGGGGCTGCCACATCACCGACGGAGGGCTGCTGCAGATCTCCACGGCGGAGTGCGTCGGCAAGCTGACCGCGATCTCGCTGTGGGGATTGGCCGGGATCACTGACAAGGGCGTCGTTCGTCTG GTTTCAAGAGCACATTCTTTGCGGCATCTCAATATTGGTGGAACATTTATCACCGATGAATCCTTGTATGCCGTTGCAAACAACTGTGCAAATCTGAAG AGCATCATGCTGTGGAGCTGCCGCCATGTCACGGCGGCCGGCCTGGTGGCGCTGGTGAGCAAGTGCCCGGAGTTAGAGTGCATCAACGTCGGCGGGATGAGGGTGTCGCCGGAGAGCTTTGCCGGCCTGCTCTCCATCAGCCCTGCTCTGAGGATCAGGTCCGTCCCGGAGATCGTCAACGCCAGCGTTCAGGTTTCATGA